The region ACGACGAAGACGTCCCTCAGGATCGTCGATGCAATCTGTGAACTCGACGGGGCGTCGATGGACGATCTATCCGAATATCTCGAACTCGCTCCGAGCACGGTCCATCGACACCTCGTCACCCTGCGCGAGCACAACTACGTGGTTCAGGAAGACGGTATCTACGACGTTGGATTGCAGTTTCTCACCGTCGGCGGCATCGCTCAGCGCAAGACGACGGCGTACCCGATGATCAAAGAGAAAGTCGACACCCTAGCGAGCGAAACAGAAGAGCGAGCGCAGTTTATCGTGGAAGAGAACGGCGAACGCGTCTACCTATACACGGAAGTTGGGCGGAGTGCAGTTCAGACCGGCGCACACACCGGCAGACGCGGCGCCCTTCACTCGAGCGCGGCGGGGAAAGCGATATTGGCGAACATGCCCTCGGAGCGTGTCGACGAGATCGTCGAGACCCACGGGCTGTACGCGGTGAGTGAAAA is a window of Halopiger aswanensis DNA encoding:
- a CDS encoding IclR family transcriptional regulator, which encodes MAGKPKSGTHTTKTSLRIVDAICELDGASMDDLSEYLELAPSTVHRHLVTLREHNYVVQEDGIYDVGLQFLTVGGIAQRKTTAYPMIKEKVDTLASETEERAQFIVEENGERVYLYTEVGRSAVQTGAHTGRRGALHSSAAGKAILANMPSERVDEIVETHGLYAVSENTITSREELNEECEQIRERGYAFNRQETTEGVHAVGAAVTDSDDDVIGALSVSGPAHRLKEERLTSELPERILSAVNELELYIEHSI